The genomic DNA TTTGAATATACTGAATCAAAGCATACACCTGAAACATTTGTATTCATGGATGTTACTCAAAGATATTAAAAAAATTATGTTTAATTAAACATAATTTTTTTACGTTTAGACACTTTATCCCATACTAACCTCACTATTCTATATACAATTATATGTTTATACAAATAATTATTTATTGTATATTTTAGCTTTAATATCAGTTTAATACTTGACAATTTGTTTAAACATATTATAATTAACTTATAAATTACAGGAGGTATCAAGTATGAAAAATTGGTGGAAAAAAGCAACTGTCTATCAAATATATCCAAAAAGTTTCAAAGATAGCAACAATGATGGTATAGGTGATATAAATGGTATTATAGAAAAATTAGATTATCTGTATTCTTTAGGTGTTGATTTATTATGGTTGACTCCTATGTACGTTTCTCCTCAAAGAGATAATGGATATGATATAGAAGATTATTATAATATAGACCCAAAATATGGGACAATGAATGACTTTGAAAAACTCTTAAAAGAAGCTCATAAAAGAGACATAAAAATAATGATGGATATGGTCCTAAACCATACATCTACTGAACATAAATGGTTTAAAGAATCTAAAAAAAGCAAAGACAATCCATATCGTGATTATTATTTCTGGAAAGATGCTAAACCTGATGGTTCTGTTCCTAATAACTGGATATCCAGATTTAGTGGAACTGCTTGGAAATATGATGAAACCACTAACCAATATTATTTACATTTATTTGAAGAAACTCAAGCTGATTTAAATTGGGAAAATGAAAAGGTTCGTGAAGAATGTTACAAAATACTAGAATTTTGGGCTGATAAAGGTATTGATGGTTTTCGTTTAGATGTAGTCAACCTACTCTCCAAAACACCTGGATTACCTGATGACCCTATAACAGGACCAAAAGGAGATGGAAGAACTCACTACGCTGATGGTCCTCGTATACACGAATATTTACATAATATGAATCAAAAAGTTTTCAAACCTAAAAATATAGTTACTGTAGGTGAAATGTCATCTACTACACCTGAAGAGTGTATCAACTATACTAGAGAAAATCGAGAAGAACTATCTATGGTTTTTAGCTTCCATCATATGAAAACAGATTATAAAGGAGGCGCAAAATGGACTAATGAAATGTTCTCTCTGGATAAATTAAAAAAAGCACAATCTGACTTTCAATATAAAATGTATGAAGGAAAGGGATGGAATGCTCTATTTTACTCTAATCACGACCAACCTAGAGCTTTATCTCGATTTGGAGATGATAGATTTTTTCGTCAAGAAAGTGCTAAGATGTTAGCCATAACACTATTTGGTCTACAAGGTACTACATACATATATCAAGGTGAAGAAATAGGTATGACAAATGCCTACTTTACTAAAATAGATGAATATGATGATGCTGAAAGTAAGAATTCATACTATCATATGATTAAATCTGGTATTGATGAAAAGGAGGCATTGCTTATACTTCAACAAAAATCCAGAGATAATGCCCGTACTCCTATGCAATGGGATAATACTATTTATAAGGGGTTTTCTAATCATAAACCGTGGTTAAAAGTTAATAATGACAATATTAGTGTAGAAAATGAGCTTAATGATTCTCGTTCAGTCTTTTATACTTATCAAAGATTAATCAAATATCGTAAACAATATGATATTTTTACAGAAGGTACTTATAGATTGTTAGATGAAAATCATAAAAATCTATTTGTTTATGAAAGAGAGTATAAAAACCAAAATCTTCTTGTTATAAGTAATTTTACTCATGATAATGTAGTATATAAATTACCTGAAACTTATTTGAATAAATTAAACTACACAATACTTGAAACCAATTACACTAGAGATATAATTGAAAATAAAATGGAAATAAAACCTTACGAAAGTATAATGATATATTATAAATAAAGTTATTTATGTAAAAATGGTAGGAGCTGTAGCACTATTTTCTAGCACGACAGCTCCTACCATTTTTAATTAACATATATAAAACAAGGTATTTTAAAGTTGCTTTTATAGATATAATAAACAATTGTAATTAGATTCTATTAATTTTAATAAAGTTAATTATG from Clostridioides difficile ATCC 9689 = DSM 1296 includes the following:
- a CDS encoding alpha,alpha-phosphotrehalase; the encoded protein is MKNWWKKATVYQIYPKSFKDSNNDGIGDINGIIEKLDYLYSLGVDLLWLTPMYVSPQRDNGYDIEDYYNIDPKYGTMNDFEKLLKEAHKRDIKIMMDMVLNHTSTEHKWFKESKKSKDNPYRDYYFWKDAKPDGSVPNNWISRFSGTAWKYDETTNQYYLHLFEETQADLNWENEKVREECYKILEFWADKGIDGFRLDVVNLLSKTPGLPDDPITGPKGDGRTHYADGPRIHEYLHNMNQKVFKPKNIVTVGEMSSTTPEECINYTRENREELSMVFSFHHMKTDYKGGAKWTNEMFSLDKLKKAQSDFQYKMYEGKGWNALFYSNHDQPRALSRFGDDRFFRQESAKMLAITLFGLQGTTYIYQGEEIGMTNAYFTKIDEYDDAESKNSYYHMIKSGIDEKEALLILQQKSRDNARTPMQWDNTIYKGFSNHKPWLKVNNDNISVENELNDSRSVFYTYQRLIKYRKQYDIFTEGTYRLLDENHKNLFVYEREYKNQNLLVISNFTHDNVVYKLPETYLNKLNYTILETNYTRDIIENKMEIKPYESIMIYYK